TGTATTACTTTATTAAAATGgctacagcaacacacacacacacacaccttcatggTGTTTCGTGGTGAGGACAATATATTTTGCCCCGGATGAGGCAAAGATGTCAGTCCATTCTTTGGGATCAAAGAACTCAGCTGTAAACTGTGGTGCAAAGTCTTGATACTTGAAGTCTGGAGGATAGTTCTTCTGCATGAAGTCAACATAGGACTTTATCTTCTGCTTCTGCCAAAACCACCTGGAGTAAACATCCATACACAtgataaaacatatatttttttaaatatgggcTTGGGGAGTGAGGTACAGTTGATCAAAGCATTTAAATTCTTCCGTAATCTATCAAATTTATTGAATTGACCACAGCAGAAAATGTATATTGTGCATTTAAAGTAGGACTAGTGAGGAAGAAACAGCTTATTACTTTCTGTATTGTACAAAAGTATAGGCTAACCAGCTTACCAGAACCACTCGCTACCAAAGCTTGGAACAGAAAACACTCCCCAGTGAATGAATATTCCGAACTTGGCCTGGTCATACCACTCTGGCAAAGGTCGGGAGTCGATGGATTCCCAGGTAGGCTCATATTTACAACTGCATGCAGTAATCATCAGTAGAAGTGCGACAGAAACGAGGGCTAACTTTGAAGAAGACATAACTCCTACGAAGTCAGGTAACCGAAAGCTGCGTTCAGTTGAGTTTTTGCATCTAAAATAGCTTACCGATATCACATGATGCTTCCGCAAATGAATCACATGAGAAAAACAGGAACACCTTTGCTAAAAAACAATAGACTCCGCTCATTGGACGCTGATTGGATAATGTAAACGGTGACGAACCAGGAAGTGGAATCCACAATATTTCGTTAACGTGACAATTTGGGGAGAGCTTTTGCAGAGCATGTTTCTTTGAAAATTATAGGCTATTTAGTCTAAATTTCTCCAACTTTAAATAAATTAAGTTATCCATGAAGGGCTTTATTGACTGCCACTGTCACATCTCTGCAAGAGATTTTGACAATGTAGGACTTTTACGTAACGCATATTTTATTTAAGCTTTACCAATTGTTGGTTCTGTATTAACGTTAGATATGACAGTCTGTCTGTTTTGTCTAATGCTTTAATCAATTTATTGTATTTTCTTTCAGGACATAGAAGATGTGATTGAGAATTCTAAAAAGGTAACTGTAACTTGCATAGTTGTTGTTGCTAATGTCGTAGTCCAGGGGAGGTCCCCTAGTCATTGGCGTGTCCTACATTTgaccactagccggcctctgccaagtaccctgccctgaactttagtacttttactagctggctaccacccggtccTCGactctgcaccttagagactgctgcactatgtacatagtcattgaacactggtcactttaataatgtttacgtcactgttttacccacttcatatgtatatacagtattctagtcaaggctaattctatataactactgctgtacacaccttttctattcatatactgtccataatgtcaaTACACACTATGAAAATGTTTTAATGTGTGTATTGTTCGgtgttactgcactgttggagctaggaacataaacatttcgctacacctgcaaaaTATGTTTACGTGACCAATAAAACTTCATTTTGTTTCAGGCTGGGCTTTTAGCCCTACTAGCAGTAGCAGAAAATGTTGGAGAGTTTGAAAAGATTATACAGCTGTCACAGAGGTTCCCAGGCTTTATTTTCCCTTGTTTAGGTGTCCATCCTATACAGGGGACAGCTCCTGAGCCACAGAGAGGAGCCGTACTCCAGGTATGTGCCCCAAACAAAGATCATAATCTTCATcgccaccaccatcatcatcataatgCATGTCTACTACGGCACTGTTTGTTAAATGGTCATATTTTCTCTATGCAGGATTTAGATGCTGCTTTGCCCCTGATAGAGAAATATAAAGACCATCTTGTTGCTATTGGGGAGGTAAGTAGTCTTTGTATTGATTTTGTGTGCAAATTGATACAGATCCACACTAGTCTCGTCCAGCAGGCAAAACTCTCTACATACACTGCTTTTCAAAAGTATTCTTACcctttggatttcttcacattttatgttacaaaatgtatgttacaaagtgggattaaaatacatttaattgtctttttttttgtcaacaatctactaAAAATACtccaatgtcaaagtggaagaaaatgtatatttgttcaAAAGATTAATCAAATCTACATAACTAAAATACAGTTGTTGCATAAATATTCTGCCCTTTTGTTTAGGCAaccctaaattagttcaggagttgAATaaatcacataagttgcatggactcactctttgtgaaataataaaaaataaaaaaaaatgactaacccttcctctttccctcatacatacaacatctgtaaggtccctcagtcaagtattgaatttcaagcacagattcaactacaaagaccagggagcatTTCAAAttagtagatgggtaacaataacaattcagacattgaatatctctttaagcatggtcaagttaataattatgttgTGGATTGTGTATTAAAACACCCAGACACATCgaagatacagtcgtccttctgaactgagctgcaggacagaaATGAATGGAtcagggatgttaccatgaggccattggtgattttaaaacagctacagagttcaatggctgtgataggaaaaaactgaggatggatcaacaacattgtagtgactacACAATAATGACTtcaatgacagagtgaaagaatacaaatatacagaatacaaatatttaaaaacatgCATTTTGGATGCAACAAGGtgctaaagtaatactgaaaaaagACACGgcaaaggaatacactttttggcctgaatgcaaattTTTATGTTtcgggcaaatccaacacaacacgtcactgagtaactgccttcttattttcaagcatggtggtggctgcatcatggtatgggtatgcttgacatcgactaagactggagagtttttcaggGTGAAAAGAAACAGGATGGAGCTagacaggcaaaatcctagaggagaacctacttcagtctgctttacaccagacactggaagagtaattcaccattcagcaggacaataacctacaacacaaggctaaatctacactggagtaactcacagctgtaatcgctgtattgaagaaatccaaggggtatgaatacctttGCAATGCACTGTATGTGGTAATAAGCCTGGGCTGGGGTTAGATCCACACTAACTAAGTGGTTGGTTGATGATCTTACATCACTGATAATCAGTCATCATTGCCTTCACTTACAGGTAGGCTTGGATTTCACCCCCAGATTTGTCAGTGGTGACGCAGACAAAGACAGTCAAAGACAGGTGCTTATTCGGCAGGCAGAGATTGCAAAACAACTGGACCTTCCGCTGTGAGTCCTACACTAATATAAACCAAATCAAAATTATTGATCATGCGTTGTTGTTTGCATTGATACATTTTCCTCGCAGTCCATTTGTTTTAATCAATATATCTTGTCAGATGTTTTTTGTAACATGGTGTATCCATTGTTTAGAAATGTCCATTCAAGATCTGCAGGCAGACCTACTATACACCTGCTAAAGGAACAAGGTAATTTCATATATTtctatgtacactacatgaccagaagtatgtggacacctgctcgtcgaacatctcattccaaaatcatgggcattaatatggagttgttcccccctttgctgctataacagcctccactcttctgggaaggctttccactgttggaacattgctgcagggacttgcttccattcagccacaagagcattagtgatgttgtcaattaggcctggcttgcagtcagtgttccaattcatcccaaaggtgttcgatggggttgaggtcatggctctgtgccggccagtcaagttcttccacaccgttcTCAACAAACCaattctgtatggacttcgctttgtgcacaggggaattggaaacacatggaaacccatttcatgaagctccagatgaacagttattgtgctgacgttgcttccagaggcagtttgaaactctgtagtgagtgttgcacctgaggacagatgatttttacacgcttcagcacatggcggtcccgttctgtgagcttgtgtggcctagcaCTTCACAgatgagctgttgttgctcctcaacgttaccacttcacaataacagctgtCGTGGAAATTCTAACCAGAAGAAGAGAGACTAGTTTCTTCAAACAACAACTTTATtataagatttgcaaaaatgGAGCAGTTAACAATCACTCAAAGGTGCAGAATTAAGAGCCCAACGAACAAAGTTGGCTCTTAGCTTTTATGGTAAAGTCCAACCTCTTTGTCTATGTGGCAGTTAGCAGATATGGTCAAACGGGTGGGGAACATAGTGTGTAAAGGGCATTTTGCTTGTCTGTGCAAATTGATAGCTGACGTTGCCACCATTGTCTGTTCCTTCCTGCAAGTTTCCACGCAGATGAGTTCCTACAAATCGTACAAATGGGATGTCACATACTGTGGTCGCACCCGGTTCTTATCTGTACACCCAGACTTATGACTAATTCACACAAGACAAGCCTGCGTCAGCAAAAAAAACACATGTAACAATGCACAATTCTCTTAAGAAAAAACAGCATATGATATCAAAGTAATTTTCCACCACAGTCCTCCCTTTTGAGACTGTCTCAACCTAATAGAAAATTACTTACAAGCATTTTCATCAAACAAGCATTAACATGAGGGGAAAGATGAAAAATTGAAGACTTTCTAAGACTTAGTACATTATAATCGTAAATGACCTCCATTGTCATTGAGTTTCAAACCTTCACATAGTGCAATTCGTTCTCAGAAGGGGAAAAATAACATAAGAATTAAACATCGGTACACGCTTCATCACCACACGCAAGGCAATCGCTTCGTTTGGTGTTTGTTTGCGAGATCACTGATGAGCTCTTTCAGATGTTCCACTACAATAGTCAAGTTACCCTCACCCTGGGGTATGAATGTACAGCAATAGTCACTTATCCTTCGGCACACTCTGCAGAAGTTGTGATGCTACTACTACAGCGAACTTCCCTTCTGGTAAGATGGCTTCCTGTATACAGGTATCTTTGGCTATTTCAAGCATTGTACATTCTTTGGCAAACCCCTCACTGAAAGTTGACAATAATGTCTGAAATGAAAACATTATCTCTGCTAGAATCTACAACTAACACCCTTGTGCAGCAAACGTTCTGTCTCAAACACATGCCCTGTATGTGCTTAACCTCTGGCTACAAATGCATTTGCACATAAATCAttccatctaacccataacatGTTAGTCACTACTGCTAGTCCACTTATATAGTTTAAAACATACTCATATCAATGGTACTATATCATCGAGAAAGCCATATGTATTGATGCGCTTTAACATTAGAATCCTGATAACATGGTAAAACAAAACCCCTACTATCATTGGTTATAAAACCCATCATGGTTATACAACCCAAATTTAGAAAGACTCAACGTGAAACACTAAGGACTGTCAATCACTGAAATTCAAGACCCTCGATTTAGCACACGCCCGACACAGTTAgaatgtacatttacaaacagGGGACCATATATATTACAGTTTATACTACTTATATTACCAGTATGAACTTTTCTCATTATAGCCCCCATTTGTATCTGTTTAACTGTCGCGAGTGGCATGTTAATGACAGATCGGTATCTCAATGCATTTGAATTTAAATTACAATACGCTTCCCAGTGTGTAGACCTCCAAAATCAACATGATACTCCAAATAAACAGTTTAGGCCAACTCTAAATCAATTTACAGGCatagttgaccccccccccccctcccccccctgagtcactgagctcttcagtaaagccattctaatgccaatgtttgtctatggagattgcatggctgtgtgctcgattttatacacctgttagcaacgggtgtgattgaaatagccgaatccactcatttgaaggagtgtccacatacttttgtatacagtgcattcggaaagtattcagaccacttgactttttccacattttgttacgtttattaCGTTAAACACTACGTAGTACTAACACTACAACACTTGTTTGCTCGTTGTGTAAAAATAATGTTTATGCATTTTATCTGAACAGATGTGAGGCTTGTATTGTCTGAACTATGTCACTTAATGTGCAAATTTGAACTTATGCCTCTtccttaaaaaaaatgttttcccacaagaaatgttgttacgttacagccttattctaaaatgtattacatagttttttcccctcatcaatctacacacaataacaaagCAAGAACCGTTTTTTgtaattttttgcaaatgtattaaaaataagaaattgaaataccttatttacaaaagtaagaccctttgctatgagacttgaaattgagctctggtgcatcaggtttccattgatcatccttgagatgtttctacaacttgattggagtacacctgtggtaaatacaTAAgtaagaccctttgctatgagactcgaaattgagctctggtgcatctggtttccattgatcatccttgagatgtttctacaacttgattggagtccacctgtggtaaattcaattgattggacatctatataatttttatttaatttgacctttattttactaggcaagtcagttaagaacaaattcttattttcaatgacggcctaggaacagtgggttaactgcctgttcaggggcagaacgacagatttgtaccttgtcagctcagggatttgaacttgcagccttccggttactagtccaacgctctaaccactaggctaccctgccgccccataaggtcccacagttgacggcgcatgtcagagcaattgtccgtagagcttcgacACAGCATTATGTTGAGGcacggatctggggaagggtaccaaaacatttctgcagcatgaaggtccccaagaacacagtggcctgtattcttaaatggaatcagtttggaaccaccaagactgagcaatcgggggagaagggccttggtcaggtaggtgaccaagaccccgatggtcactctgacagagctctagagttcctaagtggagatgggagaaccttccagaagaacaatcatctctgcatcactctaccaatcagacctttatggtagagtagccagacggtagccactcctcagtaaaaggcccacttggtagtggcagcatcatgttgtggggatgtttttatgctgcagggactgggagactgggagaggatcaagggaaagatgaacagagcaaagtacagagatattcttgatgaaaacctagtCCAGAGTgctcgggacctcagactggggcaaaggttcaacttccaacagaactacgaccctaagcacacagccaagacaatgcaggagtggctttgggacaagtctctgaatgtccttaagtggcccagacagtgcccagacttgaacccaattgaacatctctggagagacctgaaaatagctgtgcagcgatgctccacgtccaacttgacagagcttgagaggatctgctgagaagaatgggagaaagtccctaagtacaggtgtgccaagcttgtcacGTCATAGACTTGAGGctttttaaaataaggctgtaatgaaacaaaatgtggaaaaagtcaaggagtctgaatactttctgaaaataCTGTAGATATAGGATAGACACTTCAAAATTCACCAttcaccaatggtgactttaaaacagagtttaatagcggtgatagaaaactgaggatggatcaacaacattgtagttactccacaaaactaacttaaatgacagagtgaaaagaaggaagcctgtacagagtaAAAATATTCCGCAACAAGGCatttaagtaatactgcaaaaaatgaacttcatgtcctgaatacaaagtgttatgtttggggcaaatacaaccCAACGCATCACAGAGTAGGGCTTATCATATTTTCAGGCATGATAGTGGCTGAATAATGTTATGGGTaggcttgtcatcggcaaggactagggagttttttgggaTGAAACGAAATGGAATAGAactaagcacatgcaaaatccccccaaaaaacccggttcagtctgctttccaacagaccctgggagttgcttaccaagcaagacgacattgaatattcctgagtggcctagctacagttttgacttaaattggcttgaaaatctatggcaagatttgaaaatggTGATGATCAACAatcagcaatgatcaacaaccaacttcagAGTTTGAATAATTTTTAAAAAGAATGatttgcaaatattgtacaatccaggtgtgctaagcttttagacttacccagaaagactcacagctataatcacagccaaaggtgtctctaacatgtattgactcaggggttgaATCCATATgtaatatattagtgttttattttttttacaaaggcTCAAAttgttcttccactttgacagagtattttgtgtaaatcgttgacaaaaaatgacaaatccattttaatcccaccttgtaacacaacaaaatgtgtaaaaagtcaaggggtgtgaatactttctgaaggcacggaATCTGCCAAGTTAATTCATATAGTAAACAATgcatgtctcaggactacctggcctgatgactcctagCTGTCCCCactccacctggccgtgctgctgctccagtttcaaatgttctgcctGCACCtacggaaccctgacctgttcaccggacgtgcttcctgtcccagacctgctgttttcaactatctagagacagcaggagcggtagagatactctgaatgatcggatatgaaaagccaactgacatttactcctgaggtgctgtcctgttgcaccctcgacaaccactgtgattataattatttgaccctgctggtcatctatgaacatttgaacatcttgttcTGTCATAATTTCCActcagcacagccagaagaggactggccacccacctcatagcctggttcctctctaggtttcttcctaggttctggcctttctagggagtttttcctagccatcgtgcttctacacctgcattgcttgctgtttggggttttaggtttgttttctgtacagcactttgacatcagtcgatgtaagaagggctttataaataaatgtaattgatttTGACTTTCCACTAGGTGTTGAGAAAGCTCTTCTTCATGCTTTTGATGGGAAACCCTCAGTTGCCATGGAGGGAGTGAAGGCTGGGTATTtcttctccattcctccatctATAGTAAGAAGTGAACAGGTAAAGAGTTTTATAATTATAACTTTATTTTTCTGTAAGTGTATTAAGGCTTTTGTTAAATTCACTTTAAATTAATTGGGATTTGATTTTGTATTCTCACACTAAGTAGTACTAACACTACAGCACTTGTTTGCtcgttgttaaaaaaaaaaatgttgatgcATTTTATCTGAACCGATGTGAGTCTTATACAGTCTGAACTATGTCACTTAATGTGCTAATTTGAATTTATGTCTCTTACTTAACAAAATTATGTTTTCTCACAAGAAGCAGAAGCTAGTGAAACAGCTGCCGTTGGAGAGCATGTGCCTAGAAACCGATTCACCTGCCTTGGGTCCAGAGAAACAGGTAGGATTGCTAACTTATTTATTTACACTCAAAAACAAACcgcaatatacactaccgttcaaaagtttggggtcacttagaaatgtccttgttttgaaagaaaagcacatttttgtccattaaataacataaaattgatcagaaatacagtgtagacactgttaattaatgttgtaaattactatttttagcttgaaacggcagatttttttttttttatggaatatctacacaggcgtacagaggtccattatcagcaaccatctctcctgtgttccaatgcacattgtgttagctaatccaagttcatcaatttaaaagtctaattgatcattagaaaaccctttttcaattatgttagcacagctgaaaactgtcctgatatttaaaaaaaacaattaaactggccttctttagacaagttgagtatctggagcatcagcatttgtgggctcgattacaggctccaaatggccagaaacaaagatctgAAACTTGTCAGGCTATTCTTGTTCtgtgaaatgaaggctattccatgcgagaaattgccaagcaactgaagatcttgtacaactcgttgtactactcccttcacagaacaaagcaaactgtctctaaccagaatagaaaaaggagtgggaggccccggtccacatctgagcaagaggacaagtacattagtgtctagtttgagaaacagacgcttcacaaatcctcaactggcagcttcattagtAGTAGTAAATAGACTCCGGgatgctattttaatggacaaaaaatgtagcttttcttttaaaaacaaggacatttctaagtgac
This genomic stretch from Oncorhynchus kisutch isolate 150728-3 linkage group LG7, Okis_V2, whole genome shotgun sequence harbors:
- the LOC109894245 gene encoding putative deoxyribonuclease TATDN3 isoform X1 codes for the protein MKGFIDCHCHISARDFDNDIEDVIENSKKAGLLALLAVAENVGEFEKIIQLSQRFPGFIFPCLGVHPIQGTAPEPQRGAVLQDLDAALPLIEKYKDHLVAIGEVGLDFTPRFVSGDADKDSQRQVLIRQAEIAKQLDLPLNVHSRSAGRPTIHLLKEQGVEKALLHAFDGKPSVAMEGVKAGYFFSIPPSIVRSEQKQKLVKQLPLESMCLETDSPALGPEKQVRNEPKNISVCAEYISKIKGVPLETVMEVTTQNALRLFPRLKTLLRT
- the LOC109894245 gene encoding putative deoxyribonuclease TATDN3 isoform X2, translating into MKGFIDCHCHISARDFDNDIEDVIENSKKAGLLALLAVAENVGEFEKIIQLSQRFPGFIFPCLGVHPIQGTAPEPQRGAVLQDLDAALPLIEKYKDHLVAIGEVGLDFTPRFVSGDADKDSQRQVLIRQAEIAKQLDLPLNVHSRSAGRPTIHLLKEQGVEKALLHAFDGKPSVAMEGVKAGYFFSIPPSIVRSEQQKLVKQLPLESMCLETDSPALGPEKQVRNEPKNISVCAEYISKIKGVPLETVMEVTTQNALRLFPRLKTLLRT